The Onychostoma macrolepis isolate SWU-2019 chromosome 20, ASM1243209v1, whole genome shotgun sequence nucleotide sequence gttctgtTATTGTAATGTGTTTAAACATCGGTCTGACATCTGAACGAACTCTTTGTGAATAAATGTTATTCTGGtcatgaaaaatgaacattaataaaagTCATCAAGCCACAatgtctgactttttttttcttttttctttttttacatatatagatttttatttaaaaatatggatTTTCTAAACAGTGTCTCAACACTTTGTGATCTGAATTAGATTTCATACAATGCATACCTTGCTTAGATGGCCCAGCAGTGTCAATAGCAGGCCTAGGTACAGGGACAATGTTACCATCCTCTGCAGTCTGCACCCCCCAAAAGGGCAGGATGTGTGCTCCTCAAATGGCTCATCATGGATGATGTATTATTACAGTAGGCTAGCTGCCTATCACAATACATACAtctcactttattttgtgtttccaaaTGAAAATGCTCCCACACCACAGATGCACGGCATCTCTTGCGTTGAGCTTCCATTATTATGTAATCTATCAATATGAAATAATCTATGTATCAACTAGCCAATGATATCCTATCTCTAACTTGCTGTGCGTGTCACTATCTAACTTATTTGAACGTATATGTATGCctatatgaatgtatcagtaTATTTATCCTAATTATCTGTCAATGTCTATAGCCTATCTGGGTCATTCTATAATTAGGGGTACATTTCAGGTCAACAAAAAAGTGAAGAAATCAGTGTGCTTTTCTGCAAAATAATCTAGTTGTTTCCATAATATACCCCCATATTGTTCTAAATTCATTAGTTGCCAAGCTTAAGctcaaattactttttaaatatttaaattaaaataaatatttgattcatTGTTTTGTCAACTGTGTTACAGACAAAAGTGGTGTCATAGAAGAAATAAATGAAGTACTACACATatgataaaacatttgtttgaaagTTATTGAGTCTATTCACCAGGGGTTTTGAGGTTGTATGtctaactgatttaaaaaatatgaattttaaactGAATAAAGGATATTCTTTGGTATACTATCATCAAGGATGGATATTTTTTCAACATAATTCTCCATTACACTGAATCTAGAGTTATTCAACGTCTTTATGTAATACTGTTCACTCTAGAGATGtcctttttataatttttataaaaattttgcCTACAATTAAAGATTTATGACACAAAAATCACACGTAACACAATTGACAGATAAAGTAACACAGTTGACAGAAGTAACACGGTTGACAGGATGCATTAGGAGAAAAAGAGAAacctttctttaaaataaaacctttttattttgacaAGTGTCAGCAACAAGTAATTAATTAACTCTCTTGAAACAatggagaaaacaaacaaaaactttaaaaaatgctgttaataCTACATTAGTCTCATTCACAAAACAGTCTATGTTTTTGTAAATACGCAGCCCTTCTCTCAGGATCAGCATCACGCCGAGCCCTGTACTGGCGCTGCTTCTCTGCAGCAGATAACATAATTTCCCTAAAACAAGATTAAGAGCACTTTATAGTTTTTCAACCTTGCTTGATAGGgatcacattaaataaatgtcagcAGAAACCCACCATTCCAAACCATGAAATCATATAAAAATGAACCATACTTCATGAAATCCTTGTTTGTtgatatatgtatatttctGGAGATAATATAGATTTTGCTGAAAAGCTATGGAATGCTCCTTTAATCGAGTGTAATGATTTATTCAGTGCAATATATAGATAATATTATAGTGTTAAGATTAGTTAAATTAATCCCTTAATGTGAATcacatgtttttataaaataactattacTATGTAATTACACTTGTTCATATTTTACCATGTCATTCCTGTGTTATAACAATAgttaatgtatgtttttatcAACAATACTCAATATAGGCATAAACTATGACAAGAAACCCAGCCAACATTGTCAACCGTGTTAATCCCTGTCAACTGTGTTACACTTGATGGGTAACACAGTTGACATTTCTTCCATTTTAGGGCCTTGTGCTAACTGTAGACCTTGAACATGTCCCCACATTACCTTGATCAActagtgtttttatacattttatctacatttttgtaaatataatatcTAAAGTAAGTACACACGACCATGTTGATAACACAGTTGATGAGCAATTCATCTACTCTATGTGtagacaataataatgattaaaaattgaAGAGGAGGAGTAGAAACTTACCACACTGTATTTAAAATTCCCGCCACTGAAGGTCGTGACATCACATGATGTTGGACATGTGACTTTGGAACAAACCATTGCTGATTTATAGGGGTTTTGTCAATGGGTAACACAGTTGACAAAGATTTCTCGGACACACACAAagttaataatttaatagaTATAAACAAgtgaattagtttttaaaatacatttgccttgttttaatgattattttttaacaaataatgatgaaaataatatacaaaaacatgTATTGTAGTGTTAATTTGAAAGGCAAAACTTGACTTTTAGCAAATCGGACAGCACAAAAACTGTTATTTCCAGTACAGCATATGCATTTTCTCCTAATTAACTTTTGGAACTGGTTGACTtttatgcatgaaataaagaggAATGTGCCCAAATATAAAAGTGATCATTGCTTGAAGTGAATATTcagtaaaaatgataaatacaaCCAATGGACTTGAAATGTACCTTAATTATAGAATGACCCATCTATCAATatcttaataataacttttaatctAGCCTAAATATAATTAACCAAATTACACTATAAATATCACTATATTGCAAAATCTTTCTCCTCTCACAAAAACCTACGAAGTGAAGATGAGTTAACTCCACTTTTATACTTTGTGGGAGTTAGGTTGACACAGATGTGTGATTTGTTTCCgaccctgtcaatcaaacgcaGATTCGGCAGGTATGCCACGTGTCGAAACACCTGTGACACGCCCCGATGCTAtgatttaaattatgttttggcTTGCcacaacatgtatattgaataaaaatatgaatcttattttaatattgtttcttTAAGTGGGCgaatcattttaattcatcTTCATGATTCATTTTCATTCCTTGAAGTCTCTTGTGAAGATCGGACCCATaatggacctttttcacatttcatcGTCATAGTTGGGTTAACTTCGAGAGCAATGAGCGAGTaccacaatttatttatttatttatttttgcattcccatttgctcaaaatagcaaaataaaaacacGATAGTGTTTTCACGACTTTCAAAAAAGGGAAAATTGAGAGAGACTGATAATGGCAGTCAGAAGAGAACAGTTTTACAGTAAGACCTCTTGGACAACCTTGCAGTCTAGAGACAAAACGTGTTAGTGAACAAAAAATATGCTCACCaactaaatgtttttgtttataacaagaaaaaaagggGCAGACTTGTTTTTAACGAATTGAAGTAaaagattcaatgactcacATTCCAACATATCCAAACatataacacaaaaaacatctgGAATGAAGAAATCTTTTATAAGAATTCACtgtataatattctgaaattaaataaaggttTTCAGCTAAAAGCTATTTCTAATactgtaaagtaaaatatatccgttttattaatatttattttaccaaCTCAGGAAATCAAGTCAGGAAACAGACACATCGTAGTAAACGTTATACATAATTTTTCTCAAATTACTGTGTTCTGATCCCGCATTGATTGCTTGGCTGCTCATATATGATTCACATCAGTTCACCTCTACATTGAAAATGTGCGGAAATAGCGCGTCAGCTGGTGTGTCACATGATCGCAATCATGTGATTTGCATACAGGGGAACGACCTGTTCAGATAGCTGTACTTATCATCAGCAAGAAAGACACATCTCAAGACAGTTTGAGAGTCTGATGTTCGCGGTCACTCAGTCCCACACTCGCCATGGCTTGGACAAAATATCAGCTTTTACTCGCCGCTATGATGCTCATCACAGGCTCTATTAACACACTATCCGCAAAGTAAGTAGCACGCACGCGCTAGATGGTGTTTGTTTACATGCGATTATTGCTTACTTTTATTAGTTGCCCGAACTTCTGTCTCTACTAATAGGGTAGAATGCTTTCACGTTTTCTTTTACAAAACTGTACGCCGTGAccttattattttgtgaaggCGTGTAATTTTATTATCTCCAAAGGAGAATTTGCACATGTTATATGTTAAATAATGTGAGCAAAAATTAGATGAAAGAAAGATGGTAATTTTCCCTTTGTCCTTCAGTACTAATGTATGCACTTAATATATACAGACGAAGATGAAAATCGAACATTTCTGGTCAAGATGATTAGACGACTCACTTGCAATTGTGATGATCCGACGTGTCGTGACATGTTGATGCTGCAAAATCAGCAATTCTGCCACCAAAACCCTTGTGACTATTAGTCAATAGTGCAATCGCAGCAGTAAACATCTTACAATCAGAATTAGGTAGTCCAAGTCGAGATGTCTGTTGCAAATACTGTTAAGTAACTTGTAAATTGATACAGCTTTGTATCTAAAACAGAAGCTTGATGTTTCTAGGCAGACGGTATTTGATACCACACTTCACCCAGTGTCTGCTGAAAAACTGACACTCGTGTTGATGATGATTCATCTCTGTTTTAACACTTCATTATTTGTACATTCGGATTTTACAGTGCCATAATCACTTCTATTTATaaccattttttataaaaatcaatCAAGTCGAATAGTTAAATCCAAAGAAAGAGTTGTTAAAGACTTTTCTTCATCATGAGGCTTTATGTCAGTCACACATTGTCATTTCATGGTTGTAAAAAATGGCATTAGTGTCCCATGTGCATAGTTACTTATTAAACTTATAGTGACTGGCAGATGAAAGactgattttacatttttaatgtcataGGTTTTAGTGTGTAGTGTGATTTGATATAGAGAAATGCTCATTATAATTatcataattaaatataataattatgtacAAATATAACAAGCTTCCTGATTACATTCAATAGCCATTACGGTTTGGACAAAGAGATTTGTGTGCAGTCCCAAACTTCAGTTATCTTTTAGTCAGTGATTGCTATGAGTGCcttatttattgttatactGCATATTAATACACATTAAGTTGGATGAATTGTAATATTGGAAAATGACACGTTTAATGACCTGAATCTGTTCATCTCCTAGATGGGCTGATATGTTCTCTGCACCTGGATGTAATGGTTCCCCAAATCATGCCTTCTCCCACCCTTTTGTTCAGGTAATGATATTCATCAGTCCTCAAAATAACAACACACCATTCACATCAAACTTTCCTCTCGGTTCATTGTTTTCAGTACTTCTATGGAAACGGAGAACTGAAAGTGTTATTTATGTTTTGTCAAAGTGAGAACTGGTTTTGGCTCCTTGTCCTTCTCTTCACATCACTTTTCCCCATCTCTGTTACTTTTCCTGCATGCatcttaataataaaataaaagactcCTTTCTTCACCACACATCTCCTCATCTCTCCCTTCCAGGCTGTGGGAATGTTTTTGGGAGAGTTGTCCTGTCTggtggttttccacattctccTTTGTCATGATCGGCGCAAACCTGAGCCCACGATGATTCCGGGCCAAAGTTTCAACCCCCTGCTTTTCCTCCCCCCTGCCCTTTGTGACATGTTGGGAACATCCATCATGTATGTTGGTGAGTATCCAATATGCGAAGTAAATTGTGTCAATAGTCTTTAGTTCTTAAAGGGAAGGTTCACTGATTTACAACCAGACTTGTATCGTTACTGTGACAGCACTATAAGTAAATGAACAATGTGTATTATCTTACTATATATAGACAAGTTTCAATTTATAATAGCTGAAACATCCATTCTTTTTATTCTTGGATTGACTTAAACGGGATCTGTActtgtgttttctttctctagCACTGAACATGACCAGTGCCTCCAGTTTCCAGATGCTGCGAGGAGCTGTGATCATCTTCACTGGACTGTTGTCTGTAGCGTTTTTAGGACGGCGGCTACAGCCCAGCCAGTGGATTGGGATCCTAGTCACCATCCTTGGTCTGGTGGTGGTTGGCCTGGCTGACTTTCTGAATGGCCATAGGGATGACTCCCATAAGCTCAGTGAGGTTCTCACAGGTCAGTAGTTACCTGCTGCTGAACGATTTTAATCATATGTAATGATTATTTGTCTTTTATAAATCAGAAAACCTTCTCGAAGGCTGGATATCAGgagtttttctttatttgattttatcttGCATCTTTATCTGACTGGACTGATTTTCtattgattttgttttataGGGGACCTTTTGATCATCATGGCACAGATTATTGTTGCAGTCCAGATGGTCCTGGAGGAGAAGTTTGTTTACAAGCACAATGTGCATCCACTGAAGGCTGTTGGGACTGAAGGTAAAGTTTTTAATGTAGTGACATATAAAGCCAATAACTAGTTTAGTCCAAGTATATTAATGCTATGTATTAATAATGTTGTCATAATGATAATGATAGGAATTTATCTTATGTCagaaattacagtttaaaagtttCGGGCcagttagatttaaaaaaaatttttttatgtttttgaaagaagtctccaaTAAAAATCGTGatgctttctttttttagttgaagagaaagttcaaaagaccaacatgtatttatttatttagtctttATTGTGTATGATCAATTGCTAGAAAAGGCTAACTGTTAAAAAGATTAAATCAAAGGTAGTATAGatttaatgaaacaaacaatGCTGATTGGCTTAGAATTAATGTTGTCATTACTATAGGTGTTTGCTAAACCCCATTTAGGAGACCTCCATTTTTTATCTTAGCTCCCACAAAAATCTGTGATTAACTTATCTGTCAATGCCGTTACAAATGACTGATTATGTTTTCTGACTTGAAGCAGCGGCTGAATATCCGATGTTGTTTTACTCTCAATCCTCCCCAATCATTGTTACTGTGAAATCAGAAAAATTCAGTCAAATATGCCGTGTTAATGATGAACATCTACTGTCAAACAGGcaattttgattattaaaaaaaaaaaaaaaagatcagttTAGCAAAACTTCTGTGACTGGTCTAATTCTCAGTGGCTTAGTtgtcttttctctctttcttagGTTTTTTCGGATTTGTCATCCTCTCTTTGCTACTCATCCCAATGTTCTTCATCCATGTGGGAAGTTTTGCAGACAACCCACGGCAGGTCCTTGAAGACGCATTGGACGCCTTCTGTCAGATTGGCCATAAACCCCTTATTTTACTGGCACTGCTGGGCAACACCGTGAGCATCGCCTTCTTTAACTTCGCCGGCATCAGTGTCACCAAGGAAATAAGTGCCACTACTCGCATGGTGCTGGACAGTCTGCGTACTCTGGTCATCTGGGTCATGAGTTTACTGCTGGGTTGGGAGGTATTTCAAGGCCTACAGATCTTAGGCTTCATCATCCTACTCGTGGGT carries:
- the slc35f6 gene encoding solute carrier family 35 member F6, giving the protein MAWTKYQLLLAAMMLITGSINTLSAKWADMFSAPGCNGSPNHAFSHPFVQAVGMFLGELSCLVVFHILLCHDRRKPEPTMIPGQSFNPLLFLPPALCDMLGTSIMYVALNMTSASSFQMLRGAVIIFTGLLSVAFLGRRLQPSQWIGILVTILGLVVVGLADFLNGHRDDSHKLSEVLTGDLLIIMAQIIVAVQMVLEEKFVYKHNVHPLKAVGTEGFFGFVILSLLLIPMFFIHVGSFADNPRQVLEDALDAFCQIGHKPLILLALLGNTVSIAFFNFAGISVTKEISATTRMVLDSLRTLVIWVMSLLLGWEVFQGLQILGFIILLVGTALYNGLHKPLMAKMPCCPGEQRAEEGEAPERERLLGAGKAENES